CCAAAATGAGGACCAGCTATAAAGGACTGGACTTGGCCACCCGGGCCTTAAGAGCGTACAGCCCCTGACGGTGTGAGCAGCAGCAGTGGGCTAGAAGAAGGGGCAGCCCCCGGGGCAACCACCATGTGCCCAGGGCAGGTTCTGAAACCTCCCCACTTTCTCATCAGGGTTGAAAGATGGAATGGTCCCCGTGCCCCCGGAGCTCAGGTTCTGTCGGGGGAAAGGGCAGACCTGTATCCTTGAGACCATAATACTCAATGGAGCTGAGGGACCGTTGAGGTCAGAGCTCTGTGGACAGGGCCGAGCTGCGGGAGCGGAGGACCCTGGGCCAGGAGGCTTGCCCCGCGTGGTGTCAAGGGCACggccggggcggggcccgggggGCCCTCGGAGGTTTAGGCGCTCCTGCTGGATCTCCTGCGAGTGTCTGCCCAGACTCCCTCTCAGATCTCTGCCCTGGGTGGGGGATtccaggggggtggggaggatctGATCTTTAGACGCTCCCTCCGTATGGGATGGGAGCTGAGGGGGTCCTCTCCCCACAGCAGACAGACGAGGCGGCACAGACGGACAGCCAGCCGCTCCACCCCTCCGACCCcacagagaagcagcagcccaAGCGGCTACACGTCTCCAACATCCCCTTCCGGTTCAGGGACCCCGACCTGCGGCAAATGTTCGGGGTGAGTGTGTGCAGCCCTCCGACCCGGCTCCCACCCCACACCAGCAACAGCCCAGGAGCCAGGGTGGCTCCCCCTAGGTTTCCTGCCTCCCGATGTCTCCTGGGTCCAGCCCACTCTGACCtgagcctgggggtgggagggagggggaaggacagAAGCTCAGGGAAGAGGGCCCTGCTGTGGCCACCGACCCCTGGCCAGAGATCTGCCTGTTATCTGGTGCCACCTGTCCTCAGGGCTTTGTTGGGTCCCCTCAGGGCTGAGGTTATGACTCTGTAGTCCCAACCTTCTGACAAGGGCTCCAGAGACCCCTGTGCCCCTCAGAGGGCACCTGGTGGGcagcccagcctcctggcctcaCACCCAGCAGCACACTTGGTCCCTACATGATGCCCATCAGCTCACCAGCCCTCCACCAGGGCAGGCACTGTCCTCCCcgctgtggccttgggcagagctgggatcgCATCGCTGTCTGGCTCCAGTCATCTCTCTGCCCGTTCTGACGCCCACCTCTCCATGTTGTGGGGTGAACGGGAAACCCATCAACTGTGCACACCGGAGGCCTCAGGACAGGCCCCTCGGGACCTCACGGGCATTTCCAGGGACCTGGATCACAGGTTCATGGTCTCCTGTGCCAGTGAGAGAGACAGGGCTGCCCCTTGGGGGTTCTGGCCAGGGATGGGGCAGGAATGGGGCAGCAGAGCATCTGGGCCCAGCTGGCCGGTAtgtcctgccccacagaggggCCTGGAGTCACTGCTGCTCCGCatccccccagccctgcccaacAGGACAGACAGCAGGCAGTACAGGGTCCCTCCTGCTCCTTGCCTGTCCATAGTCCTTTACCCTTTAGTGTGAATTAGGGCTGGCTATCAGTAACTTGTGGCAGAgtcccaggagggaggggagagggacacTGGTGATGCTGCACCCCTCtggtccccagcctcctcctggcttgtagatggggCCAGCATGCTGGCAGGAAAAGATCTCTCCACgagaaggtggggaggggtgtCCCTGTCCCCGCCAAGCTGCACTCAgagcccctcctcctgctccccacagGAGGCAGAAGGGGACCCCTGGGCTTAAGACCAGACACGGGCAGCGGGTGAGGGTCTCCTGGGGCGCAGGCCTGCGGGCGGCAGTCTTAACCCACCCTCCCCTGTCTCCCACCCCCATCTCTATCTCTGCAGCAATTCGGAAAAATTTTAGACGTGGAGATCATTTTTAACGAGCGGGGCTCCAAGGTGGGTGCCGCCCAGAGGCCGCCACCATTACAGCGCCGGCTGTAGGTCCCGCCAGGCTAACGTGTGAAATGTGCGTTTCCTTCCTGGAGAGCTTCGAGCCCGAGGACCCCTGAGCGACACGGGTGCTTGTATTCCCCGCTCCTccgcctgcccccacccacccctgtctgtgttgttgctgctgctgcgaggctgccttctctctgagcTGCCAGGACCTCTCTGTCTGCACCCGGAGCCCCGCCCCTTGGCCCGGGTCCCCACCCCGAGCTGCTCCTGGGGGAGCCACTGGCCTGCCTCGGAGTtggcctggaggcctggggaaggggccGCAGGGCGGGAAGGTGGGAGGGTGTCCAGCAGAGACAAGCCTGCTCCCCACTCCAGGAGGGGAAGACATCCCCCTCCCGGGCTCCTGGGGTGAAGGTGGGTGGGGCTGCCCCTGGAGGTCCTGGAGCCCAGCCTCGGCACGCCGGGTGGAATGAGAGCGACAGTCCTGGCCCCTGGCCGGTTTGGCGTCTCTTTTGTAGCTTTGGCCTGTCCCCTCGCAGGTGCCAGGTGGTCAGCTCAGGCCAGGCTCAAGCAAGGCCAGCGACTGCCCCCGCCTGGGGCCCATACCCCTCCTGGGCATCCTGCCAGTGGCACCAGGACAGACTGAGTCTCTCCTTTAACTCAGCTGACTcaacccctctctctccctctctctctctctctccccccacccccactgccctgtCCCCCGCCCCCGACCCCCATGCCtccttttttgtcctttttctcatcCTATGTCTTTCTCTCCGTGTCTGTCCTTCTCCGCTCACAGGGTTTTGGGTTTGTAACTTTTGAAACTAGCTCAGATGCTGACCGAGCCCGGGAGAAGCTGAATGGGACGATCGTAGAGGGACGGAAAATTGAGGTGCTCAGATAAGTGTGCTGCGGCAGGGACACCCCTGAGAACTGCTGCCTGTCACCCTGGGTCCCCCATGGCAGGAAGACGGGGCGGGGGCAGGGCTGCGCTGAAGCCAGAGCCAAGCCTGTCGTCACCTGCCACCCCTGGGGGTCTAGGCTTCAGGCTCATTCAAGGGGCCCTCCcgccccctccttctccttcctggaagaggccTCCAACTGTGGGGGTCAGCCAGACACTGGCAGGAGCCCCAGAAATGTGTGTTTGAGGCTTGGCAGCTCCAAGGACCCGGGCCAGCTCAGTCAGTCCCCCAGTTGGAAAGAGCCATCAATCCCCATGGCCCCTCTCACCAGGGAGCAGCagtggcccctgccctccccttccccacaccACCAGCGCCCTGTAGTTTGCCTCCCGCCCTCATCTCCCAGAGGGTCAGCAGCAATGAGTGACCAGGGCCTAGAAAGGGACCCAGCCCAGAGGAGCAGCAGGGACAGGAGGCAGGGGGTCCCCCCTGCCCCGGACACtaccctccctctctgcccctcctctgaTGGGCTGTGCATCCTCACCACAGTGCCGTGGGTCTGGATGTCCGTGAGCTGGGCTCTCCGACAGGCAGGACAGCGAGGGGTGGCCAGAGAGGGCACAGCTCAGAGCCCACAGGAGGAGCAGTGGAAAAGCCTGGGGGAGGGTTTCTGGAAGCGGAGGGAATACTGGAGGCCCTGATGCCGGCCAAGCTCCCATGCAGCGCCTGGTGGGCACCTGAGGTTGCGGCCCAAGGCCCTGGGGGCTCACACGGGACGTGGGGGAGGCAGTGTGGCCCAGACCCCTTCCTCGGGTTCCACCGCTGGCCCTGTCCTCTGCTCCATTCCACAGAGGCTTCTGCCTTCCTCCACCCGCTGGCCCCTGGGCAGCGTGACAGGGGCTTAGATATCTGAGAGTAGGCCTCATCCCCTTTGCGCCCGCCTGCCCCCTCCCTCATTGGCCGGGCTCCCCACAGGCATATGCACCCCAACAGAAAGCTCTCTGCTGGTCTTGGGGAATGGAGTGGCTGGCCATCTTGGTGCCAACTAGGGGCCACCAGGGCACAGTTCGTCATGGGGGCCAGCCTGTTAGCGGGCTGAGAGCACTCCATGAAGAGTCCACCAACCAGCTTCGCCAATGGCCTTGGGTTGGTAGAGAGGCCCGGGCTTGGTGTGTGGGAACCGCCACATGAAGGGCAGGAGCTGGTGGGCTGGATGCCATCCCTGAGCCAAGGCCAGGCACCAGCCAGTGCTGGGAGCAGTGTTGCCAAGCCTCCCTGGAGGGGGTGGCACAGCCGAgaggaggccaggcaggagggcaggccAGGGTGGGGGGCCCGGCTGGTGGCAGAGGCTGTCCGGTGCCCCCACCTGGGTGCCCCACGGCCTCCCTCCCgatcccccagcccccagccccctccgcGGCGGCCGTGGAGGAGCATGCAGAGCAGGACTGGGGCGGCCAGTGGCCCATAGGAGGCtaatgctcccctcccctcccctccctctctccggGCAGGTCAATAACGCCACGGCCCGAGTCATGACCAATAAGAAGACTGCCAACCCCTACACCAACGGTAAGGGGCCCAGGACCCCCGGGAGGAATGGAGGCCCTGGAGGCACCCAGGCCACAGATGCTGACCTCCCTGGATGCAAAGTGCCCCTggtgccccagctctgcccctcaaaAGTGGGTGGGTCAGCCgaggcaggaggagagctggggcCGCCCACCCACCCAGAGACTCCTGGGCTTTCCCAAGTGTGCCTGGTACCCGGAGACCACGTGGACAGGCTTTGGGCACAGAGGGACGGTGGCCACTTCCTGGATTATTACCTATTTTCTAAGTGCTGAAGGAGAGCCTGGACTGGATGTGTTCAGTATTTAGTGAGCGTGATGACAATTAGAGAGACAGTCCCCGCCCTAGGCCTTGGAAACAACGAAAGGTTGAGGCCTCCAGGGGGAGCCCTGCTGGTCCATAACGTGCGAGCGCACCTGACCCTAAGCAGAAGTGGCCGGTGTTTGAAGATAAGACGGCAGATGCTGAGAGCTGGCTGCCGGGAGGAGTGGAGGGACCGCTCGAGGCTGCCCTGTGTCTTGACTCCACCAGGCGAGGGGGCTGTTTTGAGTGTAGCTGGCAACGTGCATTTCATCGGAACCAGCTCCTTCCCCTTGCCAGGGAGCAGCAGCCCTGCCCAGGTCAGGACGAGTCCCCCTGCAGGGCGTGGGCTTTGCTTCTGCCCCTCAGTAGGGACAGAGTGGGCCGAGCCACCCCCAATCTCTCTTGACCCTGTATGATCAGCTGCACATGGAGTCTGGTGACCAGCCAGCACGGGAAGCCTAGGACAGGACAGTGGGTGGACCTGCCACATGACCCAGCAGCAGGGCCTCCCCATCTGTGcgcctggggcagggcaggggcgcCACTGGGGCGTAATTTACAGGAGATTATTGTGGCTCCCATCCTGCTTTCTTGAGGACTGTGAAAGCTCACATCCTTTCTGAAAATCTGAGAGTACTCGGCTTTGCCAGTGTCCCGAGGGCACACTGGGTGTGACCCTTCTGTGATCTGGTGCTTggcacaggaagagaaagaggtagaCACTTTTATAGGGTCAAGGTGCTCATCGGGGGCTACGAAACCACTGGAGCCAGCTGCCCGCTCTTCACCCAAGAGCCACGCGCCCCTGCTTTCTGGGCAGAACTGAGAACGTTGAGGAGCATGGAATTTGGCATGGAATCCGTCCCTGAACCACTGCGGTCTTGGCGCGGAATGGGTGTGGCCCCGAAGCTGGTTGAGTGACAGAGAATGGAGAGGGAGAAGCCTCTGCTCCCCTCTGTGGCAACAAGAGTTCACTTAAACGACTGTGTTGGCCTGGGCAAGAATAACAAGGGctgcagggggccagcctggggtcATCTGCCGGTTAGCAGCGAAGGCCGGCCCACGGGCTCTGCTGGCCTGGGAGTATGGCCCGGCTTCGCTTAAATGGTCCAGAGCACTCAGAAATTCATTGGTGGGTCGGGGGGCAGACTTCCACCGTAGAAAACAAACTCACCTGGTGTGACCAGGTGTTACTATTTACAGAAGAAACAGGTGCCACCCAGGTGGGTCTCAGGCTGCCTCTGTCATCTGGGGTCCCAGACAGTGAAATGGGGCTGGCAGTGACAGGTGGAGGTACTCAGAAGGGAAGCTAGAATTGACAGGTGGAGGTGCCCAGGAAGCCAGAGTAACAGATAGAGGCACCCAGGATTCCAGGATTGGCAGGTGGGGGGCCAGGGCCATCGGAAGCAGACGTTCAGCCTCCGAGAATGGACCCAGAAGAGCTGCCAGGATGGAACCCGGGGGAGGTGGGCTTGGGCCATTGACTCCAGGACTCTGCTCCATCGTGGATTTTTCCTAAGAAGACTCAGTTCTTGGGACTGGAGGCCCTCCCAGGAGATGGACATTTCTTCCCTCCTAACGTGGAATCTATAGAAGATTCCAGAGTCCCAGCAGTAATGATCTGACACAAGCGTCTGCGCCAGTTATGTGAAGGTGAATCAGGGGTGAAAGGCGGCCCACAGTCTTGTGGAGAGTGTGGCGAATGGGTCCCGGGAGGAGCAAGGCCCTGGACACTGTCCTGGATGCCTCCCGGCCACCCACCCAGCAGTGGGGCTGTTAGAAGCTGGGTTGGGGGCTCCCATGTGTAGTCTGCCACGATGGCTTGGCCTGGCCCTTTGCCACACTCTCCAGACATGTCTCCCCAGCTGGCCAGGGGGCTCAAGTCCCTTCTGTCTCTCCTCACATGTCACGCACGCTGCAAAGATAAGACCTGGGCAGACTGAGCGGAGGCTAGGGGCCGGGCATGGTACAATGAGCCAACCCTGCCCATGCTCTCTGGATGCCTGGGGCCAGGGCCTGCCCAGAGCCGGCTGGTTTCCACCCCAGAGGCCTTAGGCTGAAGTGGGTCTTCACTCATGCACCTGGTCCCCGGTGGGAGAGGAAGGCTGGCCCAGGAGCAGTGGGCCCTCAGCCGGCCGGcctgcagagagggagaggccGGAGCCAGTTACAGCTTGGGGCCAGGGAGTGGCCAGGCATATGGGTCTGGCATCCCACTGCTGGGTTTGGCCTGGTTCTGCGCTCATCAGCTCTGTGACGAGAGGCTGCGGGGCCTCCCTGAGCTTCCACctgttcatctataaaatgggaggaTGAAACATCCACCTCATTGGGTGGGTTTAGAGCGGTGTGGCACATGGTGAAGTGCTCaggaataataattattattatcccgAATCCAAAGCCCTTCCCAATGACTGCTTTGGGGAAAGACGGGACCCCAGGGTAGCAAGAGCAGGACATGGCCCTGGGAAAAGGGACTCCCAGGAGCTCCACCACAGGAGAGAAACTTTGAGGCAGGAAGTGGGAGGAGGTTTTGGGCAGAGGCCAAGCACTTTTCCAGCAATCTCTGACTCTCCCAGAAGGCAGCCAGGTGCCCACGTGAGATGGCATTCCCGACAGAACCCCTCAGCCCGGCTGTGGGCCTGCCGCCGTTTATATAACGTGCTCCACTTTCCCTTCCTGATTCTCTTCTGCAGAGCTTGCAGACCCTGAGCTGCTGGGGCTGGTGCCCTGCGCAGCAGAGGCCCAGGGGCAGGCTGGGGCCACAATTTGAAGAGTCAAGAAGAGAGTGACCAGGTCCCTGGTATTCAGGGAGCAAAGGAGCCCAGCCAGGAGGCTGCAGCATCCCATGAGGGGCCGGGGGTCTGTGTTccagcctcccccacccaccctgacTGCAGAGGGAGGGGGTCTGGTCCGGCGGCTCTCTGCAGAGGCCACACCTTCGGATGTCCCCAGGGGGCTCAGCCTGGCGTCCTGAGAGTTCCCAGGCATAGTGTGAGatggggagaggatggagaagaCGGCGACTGGGTTTCTTTGCTTCTGTTCTAGGCTGGAAGCTAAACCCCGTGGTAGGCGCAGTCTACGGGCCTGAGTTCTATGCAGGTAAAGCCAGAGCAGTGGAGCGGGGCCGGGTGCGCCGGGCTGGGTATTGGGCGGTCATTGTCCAGGTCGTTCTGGCTGGAAAGCCAGGGCCTGCTGGtggaaggcttgactggggccgTGGTTGGCTGGGGGCGTGGTAGGTGGGTGTGGTCCGGCGGGCGTGGCCTGGTGTGGCTGCGCTCAGGCCCGGCGCCCCTGCCTGCCCTTGCCTTCTCGGTGGTCCCTCTCACCCCgtctcctctctgcccccttTCCTGCAGTGACCGGGTTCCCCTACCCCACCACAGGCACAGCCGTTGCCTACAGGGGCGCGCACCtacggggccggggccgggccgtGTATAATACGTTTCGGGCtgcgccgcccccgcccccgatCCCAACTTACGGCGCGTGAGTATCTGGGGGCCACGGGAAGGGAAGCATGAAGAAAGGCTGGGACGGGGGGAGGCGTGGGGAGGGAGTCCCACGGCAGCCAGAGGGTCCAGGCAGCCTTTCCAAAACTCCGGGGGGCTGTGGGAACTCCCAGAACTCCACACTGCTGTCCTCTCCATatcagcacccccacccccacctcgcTACGGGGAATCAAGGGTCATTGGCGTTTAGAGGGACCGATAATGGGATCGTGGTTGGCCCTTGAGCCCAGTGAGGGCCTTCTCTGAGCCCTCGCTGGTCCATTTGCCCAGGGCCTAGTGCCTTCCGCCCTGATCTGGGGGGGGACAGCTgcctggggtggagtggggggagggtgagCAAGATGGGCCTGTGGGCCCCTGGGTTTGTGGGAGAAAGGAGCTGACCAGCAAGGGTGTTACTCTATTGTTATACCAAAACAGGGCACTGGAGCAAACGCTTGTTAAAATGCCAGTCCCATGGGCAGGGCTGgcaccctgccccctccctcctcagcagACACCGGAGCCGGCCTACCCCACCTCTCCAGCGTTCCCACCACTTTCTTGTCCGTTTGCTTCCAGGGTCGTGTATCAGGACGGCTTTTATGGTGCTGAGATTTATGTAAGTGCAGCCCTGGGGGGGGAAGGGTGGCATCCTGGCATCCTGTCAGTTTCAGTGAGCGGTCAgtgtcttctccctctctgccccttccccccACCGCATGCCCATCCTTGGAACCCCGGAGGGTGAGGGCGCTGCGTCTGCCCAGAGCACTGCGTCCCTAGGGACCTTGGCCCAGCTAAGTCTGGGTTATCCGGGCTCACAGTGGGAGTAGTAATGGGTCTCCCAGCAGCCCCATGAGCCAAAGGCACGTCTTCTGCATTTCTCACGGTGTCTAGGATGGGGGCAGTGGGCAACTCTCCCATATCCCTGACCGCACTGGGATGACTGAGTGAGCCCCCATAGGCACCCCATATCCAGTACAGAGCCCCCAAAAGAGACCAAGAGGTGGGGGCTCCAGGGTGGACCCCTGGGCTGGGTCCTgttgcttctctcttccttcatggTGCGGCTCTTACTGCTTCCTCCAGCTTGGAGCCCTTGCTGACGACCCCCACCCCACATACATACCTGGCCCAATGCAGACCTCACTTCCATCCTGGGCAGTCGCTTGTAATTCAACGATCCATTTGTGCCAGGGCCAAAACGTGTTCTGAGTTAATGCCCTTTGTCCTTGACCCTTCCCATTGTCCAGGATCACACTCAGAGTCACCCAGGAGTTCCCCATGCCTGTCAGCATCAGTGCCTGGGGCACACTGGCCTGGAGGCAGGTCTCCAAGCAACTGCTGTGTGCCAGCGCCTCACACACAGCCAGACGTATAATTGGTGCCCCCCCCTTGTGTGCTGAATGCACAAATGGATGAGCAAACCCACCCCTACCTCACCTCGAACCGTGCCACTTGACAGTCTGCAGTCTCCATTAGACCAGAAGCTAGGTGCCCCCAGGCCTGCACCTGCTACCCCTCACCTGGCCAAGGTGAGGGGTGAAAGGCCGTGTCCTCCCCACTAAGCCGtgcactctctcttcctcccctgacCCTGCAGGGAGGCTATGCGGCCTACAGATATGCTCAGCcagcagcggcggcagcagcggcagCCTACAGCGACAGGTAGAGCCTGGGGACCAGGAGCTGGGCGGCGCAGGGGCGTGGAGAAGACAGCCAAGATCCCTGTAGGGCCGGGCTCAGACAGACAGGAAGCCTCATCCACCActcagggcctggggctgcctcagcccggtggtgcagggtCTGGACAGAGGAGAGTAGGCCAGAGTGGGCTTGTAGACCCCTGAGCCAGCAGCCCCCGCCCTCTGTAATCACTTCCTGCTTGTACAGTGGGAGAGGCCACCGAAGCCTCCAGTTCTGGGGTAGCAGGAAGTCCTCCGATTCCCAGCCCTGGAGGCCTGGCCCTCCTGCCCAATCTCTGGAGGCCCCAAATGAGAAGGTCATTAGGAGCCTTCGCTTCTGCCCCTGGGCAGGCCTGTGATCCTCCTCAGTGCTCCTAGGTCAGAAACTCTTTGGCTCCAAGAAGGAAAGGCAGAGCATGCCCCTCTGCCGCCTCCTGGAGCTGTGGCAGGACCAGGGGGGCTGTGTGCGCCATTTGAGAGCAGCAGCCTCTGCCCAGCTGCCTTTCCCAGTGGGCCCTCAGCCCGTCAGCTGCAGAGTTCCTGCTTGGGAACGTGTGCGAGGCCCTGTAACAGTCACGTGGTGGGCTCTGGCCCGGGGACCGCCTGGCCCTCCCGGTGGAGGCCTCACCCTCGGACCCACACCTGCCTCGCATCCTCTGGCTTCGTCTCAGGTGTGTGTGGGTTTTGTCAGGTGCACAGCAGGCCCCAGGACCCAGCCCTGTGCTCCAGGGAGCTGGCATTTCACACGCAAAATAAACTGAGCGAGGGGAAGGTCATCAAGGGGCCGCAGGTGCCTCCTTCGTGGCAACGTCCCTGACTCCCCACCCCGgatctttcctccctctctgagcccctttCCTCAGCACTTTGTCCCCGTTCTTTCTGGCGATTGAGGTTTCTTCTCCCTCCAAACCAGCTCTGCAAGgactcccttttctcttccccgtGGCATCGCATAGAACAGGTTGCCCCTCGTCAGGGTCAGCGACCGAGGATATATGGAGAGGGTGGCCAGCTGTGTTCTGGACACTTCCTTCCAAACAGGCAGGAAGGACGGCCAGGAGGGcatgcaggggagggaggggccctgaGGGTGGGACCCCGCTGGAGGATGTTCACAAAATGTCTGGGAAGAGGTGGGAGACCTGTCGCTacccctccacctgccctcaTCACCCCCAcatctccccctccttccctgtgcTCATCTCCCCAGTTACGGCAGAGTCTACGCGGCTGCTGACCCCTATCACCACACCATCGGCCCTGCGGCGACCTACAGCATTGGGACCATGGTAAGGAGGCTGGGGCCCGGCTGGCCCTTGGCGCTGGCAGTGACGAGGAGGGCCAGGCGCTGCAACCAGGGTGGGGCGGGTAGGCCCTTAGGAGGGTGACCCAGGCCTCTGACAAGTGCATCAGTCCTGGCGCCTGGAAGGACCAAGGCCTGAGTTTGAGCAGGGGGAGGACCTGCCCCACTGTGCCCTCGCACAGTCAGAGGGAGGCGGGTCTGCCCCAACACTCAGCTACCCGGTCACGGAAGCATCCTGGGGTGGCCCAATTTTCTGAGCTCCATAGTTGTGGGACATAACTAAGTCCTGTCCCGGCCCTCTGTTCCCCTGCcaggaaaaccaaaccaaacctccccagcagaggctcagaggcaggcagggcctcGCTTCCCTCGTGTGGGTGTGTCTGTGCCACCGTCCCTCTGTGTCCTGTCCCCACCTAGCCCCCACCATTCCTCAGGTCCAGGAGGGGAACAGGGCTGCCTGCTGTTTCTCACCCCAGCCCCGCCATGGCCCCTCCGTGGCCCCCAGGCAGGATCTGCAGGCCCTCTGCTGGGGAAACGGGGTCTGCTCTCCCCCAGTCTCTGCCAGCAGGCCTCGGGGAGGGTGAGGGGGCATGCTCTTGATGGGCTGGCTGCGGCCCAGGGGTGCGGgccagtgtgtctgtgtgtgtgtgtgtgtatggccaGCTGTCGACACATACAGCCCAGCTCACTCTGCACCCCAAAATCGCTTCCAGTGGACACCTATCTCCTGTGCCCACCCCGCCCAACCCCGGGGTGGGGGGCGTTAATGTCAGTTTTTAGCTAGCTTGGCATCCAGCAtcaaagatgaaaacatttttggGGGGTTaaggcaggaggagcttcagagCCAATGTGGATTTCATTTTTTGATCTCCCTTGGTTTTGATTACTCCCTCCcgatttttgttttgtcttttttgatttttaacaagCCTCAGACATTCCACGCAGCCTGCGGTGACAGCTGGCAGCCACAGGGCACAGGCCTCTTGGGGGCCCGCACCCCTGCCTGGATCCAGGCCCCGAAACAGCAGCTTGCAGGCCCTTGGCTCCGGGATCAGCTCGGCCCTCCGTGCAGCTGCTAGCTAAAAGCTTTCATTAATTCGCAGAGGGTTCctcttatgttttcatttttaagattttctattttttccccaacttttctTCTCTGGTACTAGTCGTTTTCTCTTTTCTGGCAAAACTGGTGGGTGGAGCAGGAGGTTCCTCTGGAGGCCTCTCTGACCCAGGGGAGCCCAGGGTCACAGGAAAGCCAGGACACGAAGGACCTGTCCTCCCGGCAGGAcgcaggccaggccaggctgggccctggaggagcagggcccTGGGACCCCAGAAAGCCCGTCAGAGCTGAGCGAGCAGGCGCAGCCCCTCCTGTCGAGCCAAGGCCCACTGGGGGAAGGAACCCCGACAGgaggcccctctgccctcccggTGTCTGGAGGGGCTGAGTCCTGCCCTGCGGCAGCCCTGCTGGGGCACGAGGAGGAGGGGCTCCCGCTCACACCTCCCCCGATGAAGGGGAAAGGGGGCAGTGAAGGGCCAGGCCAGAGCCAAGACAGTCACCCAGAGACATCTCAGACCTCGTCACTCACAAGCACTGTGGCTGGTGACCCCAGCACCCCTGGCCCTGAAACTGCCACAACATCAGAAATAGGCCCAGGCCCCCTCCTGCTGCCATGACAGCTGGCACCCATTCTCCCCAAGGCAGACCATAAGGTGGGCAGCAAATGGGATTCagctatttctctttttgtttttccttattttttttttctttttgctttttcccccctACCAAAAGGCGGTACTGATTGGCTGTTTTTCATCTTTGATGTTGCAGGCTAGCCTCTGCCGAGGAGGGTACAGCC
The sequence above is drawn from the Equus przewalskii isolate Varuska chromosome 10, EquPr2, whole genome shotgun sequence genome and encodes:
- the RBFOX3 gene encoding RNA binding protein fox-1 homolog 3 isoform X7; translated protein: MAQPYPPTQYPPPPQNGIPTEYAPPPPHPTQDYSGQTPVPPEHGMTLYTPAQTHPEQPGTEASTQPIAGAQTVPQTDEAAQTDSQPLHPSDPTEKQQPKRLHVSNIPFRFRDPDLRQMFGQFGKILDVEIIFNERGSKGFGFVTFETSSDADRAREKLNGTIVEGRKIEVNNATARVMTNKKTANPYTNGWKLNPVVGAVYGPEFYAVTGFPYPTTGTAVAYRGAHLRGRGRAVYNTFRAAPPPPPIPTYGAALEQTLVKMPVPWAGLAPCPLPPQQTPEPAYPTSPAFPPLSCPFASRVVYQDGFYGAEIYGGYAAYRYAQPAAAAAAAAYSDSYGRVYAAADPYHHTIGPAATYSIGTM
- the RBFOX3 gene encoding RNA binding protein fox-1 homolog 3 isoform X2, producing MLCSMANSGCLLLSNSGSMLPHSVPCPPAFLYLQQGSQDATAPPEAMAQPYPPTQYPPPPQNGIPTEYAPPPPHPTQDYSGQTPVPPEHGMTLYTPAQTHPEQPGTEASTQPIAGAQTVPQTDEAAQTDSQPLHPSDPTEKQQPKRLHVSNIPFRFRDPDLRQMFGQFGKILDVEIIFNERGSKGFGFVTFETSSDADRAREKLNGTIVEGRKIEVNNATARVMTNKKTANPYTNGWKLNPVVGAVYGPEFYAVTGFPYPTTGTAVAYRGAHLRGRGRAVYNTFRAAPPPPPIPTYGAALEQTLVKMPVPWAGLAPCPLPPQQTPEPAYPTSPAFPPLSCPFASRVVYQDGFYGAEIYGGYAAYRYAQPAAAAAAAAYSDSYGRVYAAADPYHHTIGPAATYSIGTM
- the RBFOX3 gene encoding RNA binding protein fox-1 homolog 3 isoform X4; this encodes MAQPYPPTQYPPPPQNGIPTEYAPPPPHPTQDYSGQTPVPPEHGMTLYTPAQTHPEQPGTEASTQPIAGAQTVPQTDEAAQTDSQPLHPSDPTEKQQPKRLHVSNIPFRFRDPDLRQMFGQFGKILDVEIIFNERGSKGFGFVTFETSSDADRAREKLNGTIVEGRKIEVNNATARVMTNKKTANPYTNGWKLNPVVGAVYGPEFYAVTGFPYPTTGTAVAYRGAHLRGRGRAVYNTFRAAPPPPPIPTYGAALEQTLVKMPVPWAGLAPCPLPPQQTPEPAYPTSPAFPPLSCPFASRVVYQDGFYGAEIYGGYAAYRYAQPAAAAAAAAYSDSYGRVYAAADPYHHTIGPAATYSIGTMASLCRGGYSRFTPY
- the RBFOX3 gene encoding RNA binding protein fox-1 homolog 3 isoform X3; this translates as MLCSMANSGCLLLSNSGSMLPHSVPCPPAFLYLQQGSQDATAPPEAMAQPYPPTQYPPPPQNGIPTEYAPPPPHPTQDYSGQTPVPPEHGMTLYTPAQTHPEQPGTEASTQPIAGAQTVPQTDEAAQTDSQPLHPSDPTEKQQPKRLHVSNIPFRFRDPDLRQMFGQFGKILDVEIIFNERGSKVNNATARVMTNKKTANPYTNGWKLNPVVGAVYGPEFYAVTGFPYPTTGTAVAYRGAHLRGRGRAVYNTFRAAPPPPPIPTYGAALEQTLVKMPVPWAGLAPCPLPPQQTPEPAYPTSPAFPPLSCPFASRVVYQDGFYGAEIYGGYAAYRYAQPAAAAAAAAYSDSYGRVYAAADPYHHTIGPAATYSIGTMASLCRGGYSRFTPY
- the RBFOX3 gene encoding RNA binding protein fox-1 homolog 3 isoform X10, with protein sequence MLCSMANSGCLLLSNSGSMLPHSVPCPPAFLYLQQGSQDATAPPEAMAQPYPPTQYPPPPQNGIPTEYAPPPPHPTQDYSGQTPVPPEHGMTLYTPAQTHPEQPGTEASTQPIAGAQTVPQTDEAAQTDSQPLHPSDPTEKQQPKRLHVSNIPFRFRDPDLRQMFGQFGKILDVEIIFNERGSKVNNATARVMTNKKTANPYTNGWKLNPVVGAVYGPEFYAVTGFPYPTTGTAVAYRGAHLRGRGRAVYNTFRAAPPPPPIPTYGAVVYQDGFYGAEIYGGYAAYRYAQPAAAAAAAAYSDSYGRVYAAADPYHHTIGPAATYSIGTMASLCRGGYSRFTPY
- the RBFOX3 gene encoding RNA binding protein fox-1 homolog 3 isoform X15, with translation MLCSMANSGCLLLSNSGSMLPHSVPCPPAFLYLQQGSQDATAPPEAMAQPYPPTQYPPPPQNGIPTEYAPPPPHPTQDYSGQTPVPPEHGMTLYTPAQTHPEQPGTEASTQPIAGAQTVPQTDEAAQTDSQPLHPSDPTEKQQPKRLHVSNIPFRFRDPDLRQMFGQFGKILDVEIIFNERGSKGFGFVTFETSSDADRAREKLNGTIVEGRKIEVNNATARVMTNKKTANPYTNGWKLNPVVGAVYGPEFYAVTGFPYPTTGTAVAYRGAHLRGRGRAVYNTFRAAPPPPPIPTYGAALEQTLVKMPVPWAGLAPCPLPPQQTPEPAYPTSPAFPPLSCPFASRVVYQDGFYGAEIYGGYAAYRYAQPAAAAAAAAYSDSYGRVYAAADPYHHTIGPAATYSIGTMASLCRGGYSRFTPY